The following coding sequences lie in one Mesorhizobium sp. NZP2298 genomic window:
- a CDS encoding caspase family protein, which translates to MLTAPAARAEDDPDFHLDLDTGGHTARIADLTFTPDGEDLVSASDDKTIRIWDWQSGVTLRTIRGYLGSGSDGKIFAVTVSPDGKTIAAGGYFGAGLGDKPPYGDIRLFDFATGKIKAVLKAADYATYDLAFSPDGKTLAAGGGDGIVYLWRLDDKSANGWTLDRKLDADSWHIDKLAFGAAGTRLAATTTDNGIRLWDVAKGEEIALPDEAEQLRDVSVLALAASQDGSLFATGSKDGQVQLWRTADGTLVRAMPKQDFLIGSLTFAKGSRLVASCGYRCADKHRSTVWNTDTGEKLLDYSGHDGSVYASAANADGSLVATAGGTRNAIQVWDPANGERKALLQGLGEPVTAIGVDPTNGVIAWGNANPCPERVACPEQLGALDKRLELPTTERFFDDPQPLIEPGSFARAALADGQWSLHATAGGKDALENAVLEIANGGKMVRSIENDATNGFVHSAFTLIDNGLGLITGGNDGTLLEYKAATARVTGEFTGHTGEINAMVASEKAGLLVTGSADQTVRLWNLKTHELIVSMFFAGSQWIAWMPQGYYYSSDEGDKLIGWQVNQGRDHEGRFIRAGQLKKYLWSPEMVRRAIILRSAKQAVKEMRPGVDNELRKLLQRKPPEFGIRLATDQSKVRDGYVAVEITGAKEAGTDVAGFSILSNSRNVGDITTRSADGNSTIVEVPVEDGQNTIRITGTNEYGYLTERSVTTLARKTEKAEPKGKLYVAVIGVDKYPFLTDACSGRACDLRYPVDDATEFLKVVAQKSAPLFSSMESLVLVNREALDESPDKAQQTYTVASADTIMEPDSHTIDDQLADFLDKPGEHDTTIVFVAGHGINIDEDYYFIPTDGRKQDADRWKRSSLVDWGDIQKSVERAKGMRFMLLDTCHAANAFNPRLEKDAQDARIVVFSATAANNTAAELPELGHGVFTYSILEGLRGKARTSDGGVTLFGLADFISREVVRLTASKQKPFYYVGGVENIVLAEP; encoded by the coding sequence TTGCTCACGGCCCCGGCCGCCCGCGCCGAGGACGACCCGGATTTCCACCTCGACCTCGATACCGGAGGCCATACGGCACGGATTGCCGACCTCACCTTCACTCCTGACGGCGAGGATCTCGTCTCGGCATCCGACGACAAGACCATCCGCATCTGGGATTGGCAGAGCGGGGTGACGCTACGCACCATACGCGGCTATCTCGGCAGTGGCAGCGACGGCAAGATCTTCGCGGTCACGGTCTCGCCGGACGGCAAGACGATCGCCGCCGGCGGCTATTTCGGCGCCGGCCTCGGTGACAAGCCGCCCTATGGCGACATCAGACTGTTCGACTTCGCCACCGGCAAGATCAAGGCCGTGCTCAAGGCCGCCGACTACGCGACCTATGATCTCGCCTTCTCTCCCGATGGCAAGACCCTGGCTGCCGGTGGTGGCGACGGCATCGTCTATCTCTGGCGGCTCGACGACAAGTCCGCGAACGGCTGGACGCTGGACAGGAAGCTCGATGCCGATTCCTGGCACATCGACAAGCTGGCCTTCGGCGCCGCGGGAACCCGGCTGGCGGCAACGACGACCGACAACGGCATCCGGCTCTGGGATGTCGCCAAGGGCGAGGAAATTGCCTTGCCTGATGAGGCCGAACAATTGCGGGACGTCAGCGTCCTGGCGCTGGCCGCCTCGCAGGACGGCAGCCTGTTCGCCACCGGCAGCAAGGACGGGCAGGTCCAGCTTTGGCGCACCGCCGACGGCACGCTGGTGCGCGCCATGCCGAAACAGGATTTCCTCATCGGCTCGCTGACTTTTGCAAAGGGGTCACGGCTGGTCGCATCCTGCGGCTATCGCTGTGCCGACAAGCACCGCTCCACCGTCTGGAACACCGACACCGGCGAGAAGCTGCTCGACTACAGCGGCCATGACGGCAGCGTCTATGCCAGCGCCGCCAATGCCGACGGCTCGCTGGTGGCGACCGCCGGCGGCACCCGCAATGCCATCCAGGTCTGGGATCCGGCGAACGGCGAACGCAAGGCCTTGCTGCAGGGTTTGGGCGAACCGGTGACCGCGATCGGCGTCGATCCGACAAACGGCGTCATCGCCTGGGGCAATGCCAACCCCTGCCCCGAGCGCGTGGCTTGCCCGGAGCAGCTGGGCGCATTGGACAAGAGGCTGGAACTGCCGACCACCGAGCGGTTCTTCGATGACCCTCAGCCCCTCATCGAGCCCGGCTCGTTTGCCCGTGCAGCACTTGCCGACGGCCAGTGGTCGCTGCACGCCACGGCGGGCGGCAAGGACGCGCTGGAGAATGCGGTGCTGGAGATCGCCAATGGCGGCAAGATGGTGCGCTCGATCGAGAACGATGCCACCAACGGCTTTGTCCATTCAGCCTTCACGCTGATCGACAACGGGCTTGGCCTGATCACCGGCGGCAATGACGGCACGTTGCTGGAATACAAGGCCGCGACCGCCAGGGTCACTGGTGAATTCACCGGCCATACCGGCGAAATCAATGCCATGGTCGCGTCGGAGAAGGCCGGCCTCCTGGTCACCGGCAGTGCCGACCAGACAGTGAGGCTGTGGAACCTGAAGACGCACGAGCTGATCGTGTCGATGTTCTTTGCCGGCTCGCAATGGATCGCCTGGATGCCGCAGGGCTACTATTATTCCTCCGACGAGGGCGACAAGCTGATCGGCTGGCAGGTCAATCAGGGCCGCGACCATGAAGGCCGCTTCATCCGCGCCGGCCAGTTGAAGAAATATCTCTGGAGCCCGGAAATGGTGCGCCGCGCCATCATCCTGCGCAGCGCCAAACAGGCGGTGAAGGAGATGCGGCCGGGCGTCGACAACGAGCTGCGGAAGCTCCTGCAGCGCAAGCCGCCGGAATTCGGCATCCGCCTCGCCACCGACCAGAGCAAGGTTCGCGACGGTTACGTCGCCGTCGAGATAACAGGCGCCAAGGAAGCCGGCACCGATGTCGCCGGCTTCTCGATCCTGTCGAACAGCCGCAATGTCGGCGACATCACCACGCGCTCGGCGGACGGCAACAGCACCATCGTCGAGGTGCCGGTCGAGGATGGCCAAAACACCATCCGCATCACCGGCACCAACGAGTATGGCTATCTGACCGAGCGCAGCGTGACGACGCTGGCGAGAAAGACCGAGAAGGCCGAGCCCAAGGGCAAGCTTTATGTCGCGGTCATCGGCGTCGACAAATATCCGTTCCTGACCGATGCCTGTTCCGGCCGCGCCTGCGATTTGCGCTACCCCGTCGACGATGCCACCGAATTCCTCAAGGTGGTCGCACAGAAATCGGCGCCCTTGTTCTCGTCGATGGAATCGCTGGTTCTGGTCAATCGCGAGGCGCTCGACGAGAGCCCCGACAAGGCCCAGCAGACCTACACGGTCGCCAGCGCCGACACCATCATGGAGCCGGATTCGCACACGATCGACGACCAGCTTGCCGATTTCCTCGACAAGCCCGGTGAGCACGACACCACCATCGTCTTCGTCGCCGGCCATGGCATCAACATCGACGAGGACTACTATTTCATCCCGACCGACGGCCGCAAACAGGATGCCGATCGCTGGAAGCGCTCCTCGCTTGTCGACTGGGGTGACATCCAGAAATCGGTCGAGCGGGCCAAGGGCATGCGCTTCATGCTGCTCGACACCTGCCACGCCGCCAACGCCTTCAACCCCCGCCTGGAAAAGGATGCGCAGGACGCACGCATCGTTGTCTTTTCAGCCACCGCCGCCAACAACACCGCCGCGGAACTGCCGGAGCTCGGCCACGGCGTCTTCACCTATTCGATCCTCGAAGGCCTGCGCGGC
- a CDS encoding M20/M25/M40 family metallo-hydrolase, which yields MSAVSPVLDRLDQNLDQSLERLFGLLRIKSISTDPAYAADCRKAAEWLVAELKLIGFDASVRNTPGHPMVVAHHDGPAGSPHVLFYGHYDVQPVDPIELWENDPFAPAIKEVGPDHKVITGRGSADDKGQLMTFVEACRAWKQVHGSLPCRITILFEGEEESGSPSLKPFLEANAEELKADFALVCDTGMWNRDTPSICVGLRGLVGEEIMVKAADRDLHSGLYGGAAANPIRILAKVLADIHDKDGHITIPGFYDGVEETPSQVLKSWETLGETAETFLGPVGLSIPSGEKGRSVLELTWARPTAEFNGIIGGYTGKGFKTVIAAEASAKVSFRLVHKQDPKKIRAAFRKFVEDRIPADCSVEFHAHGGSPAIQLSYDSPFLAKAKNALSDEWPKPAVTTGSGGSIPVVGDFQTYLGMESLLVGFGLDDDRIHSPNEKYELNSFHKGQRSWARILDALAR from the coding sequence ATGTCCGCAGTTTCCCCCGTCCTCGACCGCCTCGACCAGAATCTCGACCAGAGCCTGGAACGCCTGTTCGGCCTGCTCAGGATCAAGTCGATCTCCACCGATCCCGCCTATGCCGCCGACTGCCGCAAGGCGGCGGAATGGCTGGTGGCGGAGCTCAAGCTGATCGGCTTCGATGCCAGCGTGCGCAACACGCCAGGACATCCGATGGTGGTTGCGCATCATGACGGGCCGGCTGGTTCGCCGCATGTGCTGTTCTATGGCCATTACGACGTGCAGCCCGTCGATCCGATCGAACTCTGGGAAAACGATCCGTTCGCGCCAGCGATCAAGGAGGTCGGACCCGACCACAAGGTGATCACAGGGCGAGGCTCGGCTGACGACAAGGGCCAGTTGATGACTTTTGTCGAGGCTTGCCGCGCCTGGAAGCAGGTGCATGGCAGCCTGCCGTGCCGTATCACCATCCTGTTCGAGGGTGAGGAGGAATCCGGCTCGCCGTCGCTGAAACCGTTCCTCGAAGCCAATGCCGAAGAGCTCAAGGCCGACTTCGCGCTGGTCTGCGATACCGGCATGTGGAACCGTGACACGCCATCGATCTGCGTCGGACTGCGCGGGCTGGTCGGCGAGGAGATCATGGTGAAGGCCGCCGACCGCGACCTACATTCGGGGCTCTATGGCGGTGCCGCCGCCAACCCGATCCGCATCCTGGCGAAGGTGCTGGCCGACATCCACGACAAGGATGGCCACATCACCATTCCGGGTTTCTATGACGGTGTCGAGGAGACGCCGTCGCAGGTGCTGAAATCCTGGGAGACGCTCGGCGAGACGGCCGAGACCTTCCTTGGGCCTGTCGGCCTGTCGATCCCATCAGGCGAAAAGGGCCGCTCGGTGCTGGAATTGACCTGGGCGCGGCCGACAGCCGAGTTCAATGGCATCATTGGCGGCTACACCGGCAAGGGGTTCAAGACCGTGATCGCGGCGGAAGCCTCCGCCAAGGTGTCGTTCCGCCTCGTCCACAAGCAGGATCCAAAGAAAATCCGCGCCGCCTTCCGCAAGTTCGTCGAAGACCGCATCCCGGCCGACTGTTCGGTCGAATTCCACGCCCATGGCGGTTCGCCGGCAATCCAGCTTTCCTACGATTCGCCGTTCCTGGCCAAGGCCAAGAATGCGCTGTCCGACGAATGGCCCAAGCCCGCGGTGACGACCGGCAGCGGCGGCTCTATTCCCGTGGTCGGCGACTTCCAGACCTATCTCGGCATGGAATCGCTGCTGGTCGGGTTCGGCCTTGACGACGACCGCATCCACTCGCCCAACGAGAAATACGAGCTGAACTCCTTCCACAAGGGTCAGCGCTCCTGGGCCCGCATTCTGGACGCGCTGGCGCGCTGA
- a CDS encoding caspase family protein — protein sequence MIKLTRRTLLVGTSALMAAGAVSFRALAASRTYHALLVACTEYPALPQRNWLIGPKNDAGLVHEYLLKNVPDPVRFAPENVTLLAKDVPGAKDLPTHAAIKAALAELAAKVQRDDFVYLHLSGHGAQQPEMVKGNETDGLDEIFLPVDIEKWVNRDAGVPNALVDNEIGDALDAIRDKGAFVWVVFDCCHSGTATRAAEVDDELERKVEFADLVGGDEAARAAAIKTYEDTVVSASRGLDENGARKPAFNLTPTGGEPITKGKLVAFYAAQTVETTPEMPLPKGTADAPRFGLFTFTILSKLAENPNVTYRQLGQAVLQQYSADSRTRPTPLFEGELDARVFGTDKTEAVMQWPIVVKDGEATIAAGLLHRLTPGSKLAILPSALSSLSDAVGYLEVRSARNLESQVKPVEFEKKPALKLADIPANAYARVAEIAVDYKLTVARPAATKGLEEETTLVNSVLDELAAAKETGFNIELVDPGKSAELRFAVMRENAIAGAAGDATDKPALWFLPASGDVTLKDGSKPPLVIIHRDDRQKLVDATTRNLRTIFRATGLSRLAVASDYKPEDVDVQFQVKRRDKGGLEPLQASAVPRVSPGDEVHVLAKNSSDQLVDINVLYVGSDYSITHIVAERLAPRATLEEGLLAFTDTSFGMERMIAVLTEAPPESEKEDLSFLAQEGVTSITRGLGPASFSDMLADIGMAPPTRSVMRLADKGGPKGAVMIFPMETVPRA from the coding sequence ATGATCAAATTGACACGCCGGACGCTGCTTGTCGGCACGTCGGCGCTGATGGCGGCCGGTGCGGTATCGTTCCGAGCATTGGCGGCATCGCGCACCTACCATGCGCTGCTGGTCGCCTGCACCGAATATCCTGCCCTGCCGCAGAGGAACTGGCTGATCGGACCGAAGAACGATGCCGGCCTGGTGCACGAGTATCTGCTGAAAAACGTGCCGGACCCGGTGCGGTTCGCGCCGGAGAACGTCACGCTGCTCGCCAAGGATGTGCCCGGTGCCAAAGATTTGCCGACCCATGCGGCGATCAAGGCGGCACTCGCCGAACTTGCGGCCAAGGTTCAGCGCGACGATTTCGTTTATCTGCATCTGTCGGGCCACGGCGCCCAGCAGCCTGAAATGGTCAAGGGCAACGAGACCGACGGGCTCGACGAGATTTTCCTGCCGGTCGACATCGAGAAGTGGGTCAACCGCGACGCCGGCGTGCCGAACGCGCTGGTCGACAATGAGATCGGCGACGCGCTCGACGCCATCCGCGACAAGGGCGCGTTTGTCTGGGTCGTGTTCGACTGCTGCCATTCCGGCACTGCGACCCGTGCCGCCGAGGTCGATGACGAGCTGGAGCGCAAGGTCGAATTCGCTGATCTGGTCGGCGGCGACGAGGCCGCAAGGGCGGCGGCCATCAAGACCTATGAGGACACGGTCGTAAGCGCATCGCGGGGCCTTGACGAGAATGGCGCGCGCAAGCCCGCCTTCAACCTGACGCCGACCGGCGGCGAGCCGATCACCAAGGGCAAGCTGGTCGCCTTCTACGCCGCGCAAACGGTGGAGACGACGCCGGAGATGCCGCTGCCCAAGGGTACGGCGGACGCGCCACGCTTTGGCCTTTTCACCTTCACCATCCTGTCGAAGCTCGCCGAAAACCCCAACGTCACCTATCGCCAGCTTGGCCAGGCGGTTCTGCAGCAATATTCGGCCGACAGCCGCACCCGGCCGACGCCGCTGTTCGAGGGCGAACTCGACGCGCGCGTCTTCGGCACCGACAAGACAGAAGCGGTCATGCAGTGGCCCATCGTCGTCAAGGATGGTGAGGCGACCATCGCCGCCGGGCTGCTGCATCGCCTGACGCCCGGCAGCAAGCTTGCCATCCTGCCCTCGGCACTGTCGTCGCTGTCCGACGCCGTCGGCTATCTCGAAGTGCGGTCGGCAAGGAACCTGGAGAGCCAGGTCAAGCCGGTCGAGTTCGAGAAGAAGCCTGCGCTGAAGCTCGCCGACATTCCCGCCAACGCCTATGCGCGGGTGGCGGAGATCGCCGTCGACTACAAGCTCACCGTGGCGCGGCCGGCCGCGACCAAGGGACTGGAGGAGGAAACCACGCTGGTCAATTCGGTTCTGGACGAACTGGCAGCAGCCAAGGAAACCGGTTTCAACATAGAACTGGTCGATCCCGGCAAGAGCGCCGAATTGCGCTTCGCCGTGATGCGCGAGAATGCCATTGCAGGCGCCGCCGGGGACGCCACCGACAAACCGGCGCTGTGGTTCTTGCCGGCGTCCGGCGACGTGACCTTGAAGGACGGCAGCAAGCCGCCTCTGGTCATCATCCATCGCGACGACCGCCAGAAGCTGGTCGACGCCACGACCAGGAATTTGCGCACCATCTTCCGCGCCACCGGCCTCTCGCGGCTGGCGGTGGCCTCCGACTACAAGCCCGAGGATGTCGACGTCCAGTTCCAGGTCAAGCGCCGTGACAAGGGTGGGCTCGAACCGTTGCAGGCTTCGGCGGTGCCGCGCGTCTCGCCCGGCGATGAGGTGCATGTGCTGGCCAAGAACAGCTCGGACCAGTTGGTCGACATCAACGTACTCTATGTCGGCAGCGATTATTCGATCACCCACATCGTCGCCGAGCGCCTGGCGCCGCGGGCCACGCTGGAGGAAGGGCTGCTCGCCTTCACCGACACCAGCTTCGGCATGGAGCGGATGATCGCGGTGCTGACCGAGGCGCCGCCGGAAAGCGAGAAGGAAGATCTGAGCTTCCTGGCGCAGGAAGGCGTCACGTCGATAACGCGCGGCCTCGGCCCCGCCAGCTTCTCCGACATGCTCGCCGATATCGGCATGGCGCCGCCGACCCGCTCGGTGATGCGGCTTGCCGACAAGGGCGGCCCCAAGGGCGCGGTGATGATCTTCCCAATGGAGACGGTGCCGCGCGCCTGA
- a CDS encoding DUF4760 domain-containing protein, giving the protein MKKPGGTTNTTKQTQAAAPAKAPEAKQTLPETTEGFPWPSSHEIKKESNPFTDRDWRMLVYAWSGMLVRFAIIFTLAFSVYQFLANQEQKRVEQTMSLVELWETKDYQQAQRALKDRLSALNAKYDNLLSANPSPTEEQIFRQRIGIEAMTASGGDMPLADFGENFDRIVYFLNRLSFCVDGDLCSRKVTDAYFRDYAVSFWSYFAGYIDKQRKAGSPTFATAIEAYVRNGQPAAEAK; this is encoded by the coding sequence ATGAAGAAGCCGGGGGGCACGACAAACACGACAAAGCAGACACAGGCGGCCGCGCCCGCCAAGGCGCCGGAGGCGAAGCAGACGCTGCCGGAGACCACGGAAGGTTTCCCCTGGCCAAGCAGCCATGAGATCAAGAAGGAGAGCAATCCCTTCACCGATCGCGACTGGCGCATGCTCGTCTATGCCTGGTCCGGCATGCTGGTGCGTTTCGCCATCATCTTCACCCTGGCATTCTCGGTCTACCAGTTCCTGGCCAACCAGGAACAGAAGCGCGTCGAACAGACCATGTCGCTGGTCGAGCTCTGGGAAACCAAGGACTACCAGCAGGCGCAGCGGGCCTTGAAAGATCGTCTCTCTGCCCTCAACGCCAAATACGACAATCTGCTCAGCGCCAACCCCTCGCCTACAGAAGAACAGATTTTCCGGCAACGCATCGGCATCGAGGCGATGACAGCCTCCGGTGGCGATATGCCGCTTGCCGATTTCGGCGAGAATTTCGACCGCATCGTCTACTTCCTCAACCGTCTATCCTTTTGCGTCGATGGAGACCTGTGTTCGCGCAAGGTCACCGATGCTTATTTCCGTGACTATGCCGTCTCGTTCTGGAGTTATTTTGCCGGCTATATCGACAAGCAGCGCAAGGCGGGTTCGCCTACTTTCGCCACGGCGATCGAGGCTTATGTTCGCAATGGGCAACCGGCGGCTGAAGCCAAATAG
- a CDS encoding Fur family transcriptional regulator, which produces MAARDVLTKNQLCVLEKLETASGPLSAYTLLDQLRERGFRAPLQVYRALDTLVKSGFVHRLESINSFVACAEPHDHSHSMTAFAICDTCGQVNEMSDHDVDHRLNEWVSSTGFAAKKAVIEFRGTCAKCRAAA; this is translated from the coding sequence ATGGCTGCGAGGGATGTGCTGACGAAAAACCAGTTGTGCGTGCTCGAGAAGCTCGAGACCGCCAGCGGGCCGCTCAGCGCCTACACCTTGCTTGATCAGCTGCGCGAGCGCGGTTTTCGCGCGCCGCTGCAGGTCTATCGGGCGCTCGACACGCTGGTGAAGTCAGGCTTTGTCCACCGGCTGGAAAGCATCAATTCCTTCGTCGCCTGCGCCGAACCGCACGACCACAGCCATTCGATGACCGCCTTCGCAATCTGCGACACATGCGGGCAGGTGAACGAAATGTCGGATCACGACGTCGACCACCGGCTGAACGAATGGGTGAGTTCGACCGGCTTCGCCGCCAAGAAGGCGGTGATCGAGTTTCGCGGGACGTGTGCCAAGTGCCGGGCTGCTGCCTAA
- the polA gene encoding DNA polymerase I codes for MKKGDHLFLIDGSGYIFRAYHALPPLTRKSDGLPVGAVSGFCNMLWKLMQDARNTDVGIVPTHFAVIFDYSSKTFRNDLYPEYKANRSAPPEDLIPQFGLIRQATKAFNLPCIEMEGFEADDLIATYCRLACEAGGDTTIISSDKDLMQLVGDTVGMYDPMKDRQIGIPEVIEKWGVPPEKMVDLQALTGDSVDNVPGVPGIGPKTAAQLLEQFGDLDGLLARAGEIKQDKRRESIIANTDKALISRQLVTLKNDVPVTEGLDDFVLHAPDGPKLIGFLKTMEFTSLTRRVAEATGTEAGDVQAVAVTVERADNAHGPDVGAGSPVVARSGAETGQANGEATATPDKAKQGDTPSLLSALRLERAAAGKIDTSAYLCIRDIATLKAWVAEAREAGVTAFDVRATSADPMQAELIGMAIATAPGRAAYIPFAHKSGNGDLLGGGTLENQILLREALAVLKPLLEDKSVLKIAQNLKYDLVIMSRYGIDVAPFDDTMLISYVLDAGTPHGHGMDALAEKWLGHTPLQLKDVTGSGKSSVGFDQVDIDRATAHAAEDADVTLRLWLVLKPRLAAKGLVSVYERLERPLVPVLARMEQRGISVDRQILSRLSGELAQGAARLEEEIYQLIGERINIGSPKQLGDILFGRMGLPGGSKTKTGQWSTSAQLLEDLAAEGHELPRKIVDWRQLTKLKSTYTDALPGFIHPDTKRVHTSYALAATTTGRLSSSDPNLQNIPVRTAEGRKIRTAFIADKGNRLVSADYSQIELRVLAHVAEIPQLRQAFADGADIHAITASEMFNVPVEGMPSEIRRRAKAINFGIIYGISAFGLANQLSIPREEASNYIKKYFERFPGIRDYIEETKAYAREHGFVETIFGRRIHYPDIRSSNPSLRAFNERASINARLQGTAADIIRRAMVRMEEALEKAKLSARMLLQVHDELIFETVEAEVEATIPVVRHVMENAAMPAVSMSVPLHVDARAANNWDEAH; via the coding sequence ATGAAAAAAGGCGACCATCTCTTCCTCATCGACGGTTCCGGTTACATCTTCCGGGCCTATCATGCCCTGCCGCCGCTGACCCGCAAGTCCGACGGCCTGCCGGTCGGCGCCGTTTCCGGTTTCTGCAACATGCTGTGGAAGCTGATGCAGGATGCCCGCAACACCGATGTAGGCATTGTGCCGACGCATTTCGCGGTCATCTTCGACTATTCGTCGAAAACCTTCCGCAACGATCTCTACCCCGAATACAAGGCCAACCGTTCGGCGCCGCCCGAGGACCTGATCCCGCAATTCGGCCTGATCCGCCAGGCGACCAAGGCGTTCAACCTGCCCTGCATCGAGATGGAGGGCTTCGAGGCCGACGATCTCATCGCCACCTATTGCCGGCTGGCTTGCGAAGCCGGCGGCGACACCACCATCATCTCCTCCGACAAGGACCTGATGCAACTGGTCGGCGATACGGTCGGCATGTACGACCCGATGAAGGACCGCCAGATCGGCATTCCCGAAGTCATCGAGAAATGGGGGGTGCCGCCGGAAAAGATGGTCGATCTGCAGGCTCTCACCGGCGACTCCGTCGACAATGTGCCCGGTGTGCCGGGCATCGGCCCGAAGACGGCGGCGCAGTTGCTGGAGCAGTTCGGCGACCTCGACGGGCTGCTGGCCCGCGCCGGGGAGATCAAGCAGGACAAGAGGCGCGAATCGATCATCGCCAATACCGACAAGGCGCTGATCTCGCGCCAATTGGTGACGCTGAAGAACGACGTGCCGGTGACCGAGGGGCTGGACGATTTCGTCCTCCATGCGCCGGACGGGCCGAAGCTGATCGGCTTCTTGAAGACCATGGAATTCACCTCGCTGACCCGCCGCGTGGCGGAAGCGACCGGCACCGAGGCAGGCGACGTCCAGGCCGTCGCGGTGACCGTCGAGCGCGCCGACAACGCACATGGCCCCGATGTGGGCGCCGGATCGCCGGTTGTGGCCCGGAGCGGTGCCGAGACGGGCCAGGCCAACGGAGAGGCAACCGCCACACCGGACAAGGCGAAGCAAGGCGATACCCCTTCCCTGCTCTCGGCCCTGCGACTGGAGCGTGCGGCGGCCGGCAAGATCGACACATCAGCCTATCTCTGCATTCGCGATATCGCGACCTTGAAGGCCTGGGTCGCCGAGGCGCGGGAGGCTGGCGTCACGGCCTTCGACGTCCGGGCGACATCAGCCGATCCGATGCAGGCCGAACTGATCGGCATGGCGATAGCCACGGCGCCGGGCCGCGCCGCCTATATTCCCTTTGCTCACAAGAGCGGCAATGGTGACCTGCTCGGTGGCGGCACGCTCGAGAACCAGATTCTGCTTCGCGAGGCGCTGGCGGTGCTGAAACCGCTGCTCGAGGACAAATCGGTCCTCAAGATCGCGCAGAACCTGAAATACGACCTGGTCATCATGAGCCGCTACGGCATCGATGTCGCGCCGTTCGACGACACCATGCTGATCTCCTACGTGCTCGATGCCGGCACCCCGCATGGTCACGGCATGGACGCGCTGGCCGAGAAATGGCTTGGCCACACCCCGCTCCAGCTCAAGGACGTGACCGGCTCCGGCAAGAGCTCGGTCGGTTTCGACCAGGTCGACATCGACAGAGCGACCGCGCACGCCGCCGAAGACGCCGATGTGACGCTGCGGCTGTGGCTGGTGCTGAAGCCCCGGCTTGCCGCCAAGGGCCTGGTCTCGGTCTATGAGCGGCTGGAGCGGCCGCTGGTGCCGGTGCTGGCGCGCATGGAACAGCGCGGCATCTCCGTCGACCGGCAGATCCTGTCCAGGCTGTCGGGTGAACTGGCGCAAGGTGCTGCCCGGCTCGAAGAGGAAATCTACCAGCTCATCGGCGAACGCATCAACATCGGCTCGCCCAAGCAGCTCGGCGACATCCTGTTCGGCCGCATGGGCCTGCCCGGCGGCTCCAAGACCAAAACCGGGCAATGGTCGACCTCGGCGCAACTGCTGGAAGACCTTGCCGCCGAAGGCCACGAACTGCCGCGCAAGATCGTCGACTGGCGCCAGCTCACCAAGCTGAAATCGACCTATACCGATGCGCTGCCAGGCTTCATCCATCCCGACACCAAGCGCGTCCACACCTCCTACGCGCTGGCCGCGACGACGACGGGCCGGCTGTCATCCTCCGACCCCAACCTGCAGAACATTCCGGTGCGCACCGCCGAAGGCCGCAAGATCAGGACCGCCTTCATCGCCGACAAGGGCAACCGGCTGGTCTCGGCCGACTACAGCCAGATCGAACTGCGCGTGCTTGCCCATGTCGCCGAGATCCCGCAGCTGCGGCAGGCTTTCGCCGATGGCGCCGATATCCACGCCATCACCGCTTCGGAAATGTTCAACGTTCCCGTGGAAGGCATGCCTTCCGAGATACGCCGCCGCGCCAAGGCGATCAACTTCGGCATCATCTACGGCATCTCGGCCTTCGGCCTCGCCAACCAGCTGTCGATCCCGCGCGAGGAAGCCAGCAATTATATCAAGAAGTACTTCGAGCGCTTCCCCGGCATCCGCGATTATATCGAGGAGACCAAGGCCTATGCCCGCGAGCATGGCTTCGTCGAAACGATCTTCGGCCGCCGCATCCATTATCCCGATATCCGCTCGTCCAATCCGTCGCTGCGCGCGTTCAACGAGCGCGCCTCGATCAACGCCCGCCTGCAAGGCACCGCAGCCGACATCATCCGCCGCGCCATGGTGCGCATGGAGGAAGCACTGGAGAAGGCCAAACTGTCGGCCCGCATGCTCCTGCAGGTACATGACGAACTGATCTTCGAAACGGTCGAAGCGGAAGTCGAGGCGACGATTCCCGTCGTGCGCCATGTCATGGAAAACGCGGCGATGCCGGCCGTATCGATGTCGGTGCCGCTGCACGTCGACGCCCGCGCGGCCAACAACTGGGACGAGGCTCATTAG